One genomic window of Evansella cellulosilytica DSM 2522 includes the following:
- a CDS encoding NAD(P)/FAD-dependent oxidoreductase: MDKIIIIGAGILGASAAYELSKIGFDVTIIDRHEKGQATRAAAGIIAPWLSQRRNMAWYDLARRGAKHYPQLIKELESDGEWNSSYKKVGVLKLHDDLNKLEKLKLKVEGKLKQAPEIGDITILSSDELEEKFPIVSKEHYALYVTGAARINGNDFCQSLIRAAQKRGVKVIKGNAEIITNEESKVFVKVNGQQLNSSIVVCTVGAWESDLLKPLQIERNIKPQKAQILHLEIDGVESGEWPVVMPPNNQYFVPFDNGQIVVGTTHEDNVGFDMRTTAGAINEILSKALQFAPGLKDSAFKEARVGFRPVAPQFLPTLGQIPHYNRLYVANGLGSSGLTVGPYLGRQLALLVSGRKPDIDLSPYSLLSNEKLCK; encoded by the coding sequence ATGGATAAGATTATCATTATTGGTGCAGGTATTTTAGGTGCATCTGCAGCTTATGAGCTTAGTAAAATAGGATTTGATGTTACAATCATTGATCGCCATGAAAAAGGACAGGCTACTAGAGCTGCTGCGGGGATAATAGCTCCCTGGCTTTCACAGCGTAGAAACATGGCGTGGTATGACCTTGCAAGAAGAGGTGCAAAACATTATCCTCAATTAATCAAAGAGCTTGAGAGTGATGGAGAATGGAATAGTAGCTATAAAAAGGTAGGCGTATTAAAATTACACGATGATTTAAATAAACTAGAAAAATTAAAGCTGAAAGTGGAAGGGAAATTAAAACAAGCCCCTGAAATTGGTGATATAACTATATTATCTAGTGATGAGTTAGAGGAGAAATTTCCAATAGTAAGTAAAGAACATTATGCACTTTATGTTACTGGAGCAGCACGTATCAATGGGAATGATTTTTGTCAATCACTTATCCGTGCTGCCCAAAAAAGAGGAGTAAAGGTAATAAAAGGTAATGCAGAGATAATAACTAATGAGGAATCAAAAGTGTTTGTTAAGGTTAATGGACAGCAATTGAATAGTAGTATTGTCGTATGTACTGTTGGAGCATGGGAAAGCGATTTGTTAAAGCCGCTTCAAATAGAACGAAACATAAAGCCACAAAAAGCACAAATACTCCATCTTGAAATAGACGGTGTTGAATCAGGAGAGTGGCCAGTCGTCATGCCTCCAAATAATCAATACTTTGTTCCTTTCGATAATGGTCAAATAGTAGTTGGTACAACCCATGAAGACAATGTTGGATTTGATATGAGAACGACAGCTGGTGCGATAAATGAGATTTTATCGAAAGCTTTGCAATTTGCTCCAGGATTAAAGGACAGTGCCTTTAAGGAGGCGAGAGTAGGTTTTAGACCAGTTGCTCCACAATTCTTACCGACTTTAGGTCAAATTCCACATTACAATCGGTTATATGTAGCTAATGGACTTGGTTCATCAGGTCTAACGGTTGGGCCATACTTAGGACGTCAATTAGCGCTTCTTGTATCTGGCAGAAAACCAGACATAGACTTATCGCCATATTCTCTTCTCTCTAATGAGAAGCTTTGTAAATAA